A genomic stretch from Sphingobacterium sp. ML3W includes:
- a CDS encoding RICIN domain-containing protein: MRTNNMWLLLVFLLAIFSSCSRLEEKTLTSESERSLKSNVSAQAVTSWPRPTPTLHVGGKYLKDPCDNNVVLHGVAITPSPWFNGCQYGANSGYCTWDNYNVQGALNYNKAVMDKLSSAADGWYLNYIRLHIDPYWTNDPGAPIPEDDISRFNYNRLVTYTDQVIIPLINHARSRGMYVILRPPGVCPHRIAVNDAYHTYLKTVWTFLSQHPALKNADNVMFELANEPVEILGTNGSWGMTGNEHFAALKNFFQPLVNIIRNNGANNVCWIPGTGWQSHYQGYVTNQITGGNIGYAVHIYPGYWGGVNTYQAFQNAWNTNVKPIADIAPIAITETDWAPQGYGTFGTGTTGTAGGNGFGANLKYIVDQSGNVSWNLLAPDNLLHKGDPNAGTAYNNDWEACAAPAKQWFQQYAASNYPMSNCTVTSLVNNGIYEIEFQTDANKVLDLKSGEDSNGAVLRPWTRNGANAQRWVAIDAGNGYWRFVSKASVSNRCIDLASNSNALGTAIRLWQNYGNDAQAWKVTAVANGYYKITSKVDATRGWDVPNCTMDGNSNLQLWDYYGTSCQLFKFKFIAMN, translated from the coding sequence ATGAGAACAAACAACATGTGGTTATTGCTGGTCTTTTTATTAGCTATTTTTTCCAGCTGTTCGCGGCTGGAAGAAAAAACGCTAACCAGCGAATCCGAAAGAAGTCTTAAATCCAATGTTTCCGCCCAAGCTGTTACAAGCTGGCCACGGCCAACCCCGACCCTACATGTAGGCGGAAAGTATCTCAAAGATCCCTGCGACAATAACGTTGTCTTGCATGGGGTAGCTATTACGCCAAGCCCTTGGTTCAATGGCTGTCAGTATGGCGCCAACTCGGGCTACTGCACCTGGGACAACTACAATGTGCAGGGAGCACTCAATTACAACAAAGCAGTCATGGACAAGCTGAGCAGTGCGGCTGATGGCTGGTACCTGAATTATATTCGGCTGCACATTGATCCTTATTGGACCAATGATCCGGGAGCTCCCATTCCCGAAGACGATATTTCAAGGTTCAACTACAATCGCCTGGTTACCTACACCGACCAGGTCATTATTCCCTTGATCAATCATGCCCGCAGCCGGGGTATGTATGTTATCTTGCGTCCTCCGGGTGTATGTCCGCACCGTATTGCTGTCAATGATGCCTATCATACTTATCTCAAAACCGTATGGACCTTCCTTTCACAGCACCCCGCATTGAAAAATGCAGACAACGTGATGTTTGAATTGGCTAACGAACCGGTTGAAATCCTCGGAACAAATGGTAGCTGGGGGATGACGGGCAATGAGCATTTTGCTGCGCTAAAAAATTTCTTTCAGCCATTGGTCAATATCATCCGTAACAACGGTGCCAATAATGTCTGCTGGATACCAGGTACCGGTTGGCAGTCCCATTATCAGGGCTATGTCACTAATCAGATTACCGGCGGCAACATCGGCTACGCCGTACATATCTATCCGGGATATTGGGGTGGTGTCAATACCTATCAAGCCTTTCAAAATGCCTGGAATACCAATGTTAAGCCTATTGCTGACATTGCGCCGATAGCCATTACCGAGACCGATTGGGCCCCGCAGGGATACGGTACCTTCGGTACCGGAACCACTGGTACAGCGGGCGGAAACGGTTTTGGTGCCAATCTAAAATATATCGTCGATCAATCCGGCAATGTGAGCTGGAACCTTCTCGCTCCGGACAATCTGCTTCACAAAGGAGATCCCAATGCTGGCACAGCCTATAACAACGATTGGGAGGCTTGCGCTGCTCCTGCTAAACAGTGGTTTCAGCAATATGCCGCCTCCAATTATCCTATGTCTAACTGCACTGTCACTAGTCTGGTCAATAATGGCATTTACGAGATTGAATTTCAGACCGATGCCAACAAAGTCCTTGATTTAAAATCAGGGGAAGATTCCAACGGCGCAGTACTCAGACCCTGGACTAGAAATGGCGCAAATGCACAGCGCTGGGTAGCCATCGATGCGGGCAACGGGTACTGGCGCTTTGTTTCCAAAGCAAGTGTGAGCAATCGATGCATTGATCTGGCGAGTAACAGCAATGCGCTCGGAACTGCTATCCGGCTCTGGCAGAATTATGGCAATGATGCTCAGGCCTGGAAGGTAACGGCTGTAGCCAATGGCTATTACAAAATTACCTCAAAGGTAGATGCCACACGTGGTTGGGATGTGCCCAACTGTACCATGGACGGCAATTCGAACTTACAGCTTTGGGATTATTATGGCACATCCTGTCAGTTGTTTAAGTTCAAATTTATCGCTATGAACTAA
- a CDS encoding sialate O-acetylesterase has protein sequence MKSFTMLQTQFKVLLLIFMACIFSGTATFAQDKNFHIYLCFGQSNMEGHGQFEPQDTIALKRFRVLSAVDCPELGRQYGKWSPARAPLTRCHTGLTPADYFGRTLLENLPQNIEIGVINVSVGGCHIQLFDQDSTANYVTRAPEWMKSMLAAYDNNPYERLVALARMAQQQGVIKGILLHQGESNTGDRQWPNKVKKVYENLLHDLHLKAKDVPLLAGELLSAEAGGKCASMNTIIQTLPATIPTAHIISSTGCEGIGDGLHFSPAGYRQLGKNYAASMLRLLQKK, from the coding sequence ATGAAAAGCTTCACGATGCTGCAAACACAATTTAAAGTTCTGCTATTGATCTTCATGGCATGCATTTTTTCGGGTACAGCCACCTTTGCCCAAGACAAGAACTTCCATATTTATCTTTGTTTTGGTCAATCCAATATGGAGGGACATGGCCAATTCGAACCACAGGATACCATTGCCCTCAAGCGATTCCGTGTACTGTCGGCAGTAGATTGCCCCGAGTTAGGGCGGCAGTATGGCAAGTGGTCTCCCGCCCGTGCGCCACTCACGCGTTGCCACACCGGACTTACACCTGCAGATTATTTTGGCAGAACGCTTTTGGAAAACCTTCCTCAGAATATCGAGATCGGTGTCATCAACGTTTCGGTAGGCGGTTGCCATATTCAGTTATTTGATCAGGATAGTACGGCAAACTATGTCACCAGGGCACCGGAGTGGATGAAATCCATGCTTGCTGCTTATGACAACAATCCCTATGAGAGACTGGTCGCGCTAGCCAGGATGGCACAGCAGCAAGGTGTTATCAAAGGTATTTTACTTCACCAGGGCGAGTCCAACACCGGTGATCGGCAATGGCCTAATAAAGTAAAAAAAGTCTATGAAAATCTCTTGCACGATTTGCACCTGAAAGCCAAAGATGTTCCGCTACTTGCCGGCGAACTCCTATCGGCCGAAGCCGGAGGTAAATGTGCGAGCATGAATACAATCATCCAGACACTGCCCGCTACGATCCCGACTGCCCATATCATCTCCTCCACAGGCTGTGAAGGTATTGGCGACGGACTGCATTTCAGCCCTGCGGGGTACCGACAGCTAGGCAAAAATTATGCTGCAAGCATGCTTAGATTGCTACAGAAAAAATAA
- a CDS encoding alpha-L-fucosidase codes for MDRRTAIKFLGATIPTFFLGKFSAAHAYLGKAPFHPDWRSLENYQVPDWFRDAKFGIWAHWGPQCQPERGDWYARGMYQEGSDQYRYHLEKYGHPSVFGFKDVIHQWKAENWNPEELMELYKSAGAQYFMALANHHDNLDLYRSSHHTWNSVNVGPKKDIVGGWERAAKKRGLKFGVSVHAAHAWTWYETAQRSDQQGKFAGIPYDGKLKRKDGAGKWWADYDPQELYAQDHEPSLDSKDDSTVHRQWHWDVASGVNVPNKAYCENFKARTLELMDNYKPDMVYFDDTVLPLYPISNVGLEIAADFYNKSMHANKGKVNVVINGKILNEQQRKCLVWDIERGQSNTIEPQPWQTCTCIGSWHYDRRIYDNNQYKSAKTVIHMLIDVVSKNGNLLLSVPLRGDGSIDDKAKEVVQGIGNWMDVHKEAIIGTRPWLIFGEGPAQEEAPSLSVQGFNEGKGKAFTSDDVRFTTKGNVLYAFIMGMPTEKQIKIRSLGRSAPNSRTINSISLLGSADKIGFRQLDNMLEVTLPDHFIQNNIATVLEIA; via the coding sequence ATGGACAGAAGAACAGCTATTAAGTTTCTCGGTGCAACTATTCCGACCTTTTTCCTTGGTAAATTTAGCGCTGCACATGCTTATCTGGGGAAAGCTCCTTTTCATCCCGACTGGCGCTCACTTGAAAACTATCAGGTACCTGATTGGTTCAGGGATGCCAAATTTGGTATATGGGCACATTGGGGGCCGCAGTGCCAACCCGAAAGGGGCGACTGGTACGCACGCGGCATGTATCAGGAAGGATCTGATCAATACCGCTATCATCTCGAAAAATATGGCCATCCTTCCGTTTTTGGTTTCAAAGATGTGATCCATCAATGGAAAGCTGAAAATTGGAACCCCGAGGAGCTGATGGAGCTCTATAAAAGCGCGGGCGCCCAGTATTTTATGGCCCTGGCCAACCATCACGATAATCTGGACCTTTATCGCAGCAGCCACCATACATGGAACAGTGTCAATGTTGGTCCAAAAAAAGATATTGTTGGCGGCTGGGAGCGTGCCGCTAAAAAAAGAGGCCTTAAATTTGGTGTGAGTGTTCACGCAGCACATGCCTGGACCTGGTATGAGACAGCGCAACGAAGTGACCAACAAGGGAAGTTTGCTGGAATCCCTTATGATGGCAAACTGAAACGCAAGGATGGGGCAGGAAAATGGTGGGCGGATTACGATCCACAGGAACTCTACGCGCAGGATCATGAGCCTAGTTTGGATAGCAAAGACGACAGCACGGTTCATCGGCAGTGGCATTGGGATGTCGCCTCTGGTGTGAACGTACCTAACAAAGCGTACTGTGAAAATTTTAAAGCACGTACCCTGGAACTGATGGACAACTACAAACCTGACATGGTTTACTTTGACGATACTGTGCTGCCACTTTATCCAATAAGTAATGTTGGACTGGAGATCGCTGCCGATTTTTATAATAAGAGCATGCATGCCAATAAGGGTAAGGTCAATGTGGTGATCAATGGCAAAATTTTGAACGAACAACAACGAAAATGCCTGGTATGGGATATCGAACGGGGTCAAAGCAATACAATTGAACCACAGCCTTGGCAGACCTGTACTTGCATTGGTTCCTGGCATTATGACCGCCGGATTTATGATAATAATCAATATAAATCCGCCAAAACCGTCATTCATATGTTGATTGATGTGGTCAGTAAAAATGGTAATTTATTATTAAGCGTACCCTTGCGCGGCGATGGTTCTATCGACGATAAAGCAAAGGAAGTGGTACAGGGAATAGGAAACTGGATGGATGTACATAAAGAAGCCATCATTGGAACGAGGCCATGGCTTATCTTTGGCGAAGGACCCGCGCAGGAGGAGGCTCCTTCATTGAGTGTACAGGGCTTCAACGAAGGAAAGGGAAAGGCTTTTACCAGCGATGATGTCCGTTTTACGACAAAGGGAAATGTCTTGTATGCCTTTATTATGGGGATGCCGACCGAAAAGCAAATTAAAATTAGGTCATTGGGCCGTTCGGCACCCAATTCCCGGACAATTAACTCTATTAGCCTACTTGGAAGCGCTGATAAAATAGGATTCAGACAGCTTGATAACATGCTGGAAGTCACTTTGCCGGATCATTTTATTCAAAACAACATAGCTACTGTTTTAGAAATCGCCTAG
- a CDS encoding RagB/SusD family nutrient uptake outer membrane protein: MNRHYIKLAAAALLIQFSSCKPNLDLSNPQELSTDTYYKTADQLENSVIPAYQALIGRTQGGYARSLYFELLAPGDDYNHTFKWEPMYQDSYNTPASDGMTAQTWRDFWNGVFAANLAIDRIQKFEGEIDQNRKNRLLGEAHFLRALNYLHLGMLFGETIPLMNKPVETNDDYYPGNAPTGAVYALIVDDFKKASELLPTRTALYADSKMIGRATKGAAQAYLAKTYLYKPILAKGQTADFANAEIQLKSVVESKEYQLMSSYRDNFLETKENNQESVFEIQLYNGPGWLGDDISSSWRWQEIGMFDGTGGAWWNLAPNKMAHDEFEDGDPRKYMTLWCENGAKFTQLDGKVTNYTDWMKNLATNKDYFGTRKYCPDVQIADFDNGNNDRIFRYSDVLLLYAECLNERGDIAGAKQYINLVRKRANNIVPDEQPHLWYQKSNGTIPDVDGLIAQGLVKNGIPLNTIKNIIVHERFVEFLGEYQRYFDLLRWGMANPTWLEPLKKGGWSAKAMYYPFPQSELDNNKNLKGNDMNN; the protein is encoded by the coding sequence ATGAATAGACACTATATAAAACTCGCAGCTGCTGCTTTGTTGATACAGTTTTCGAGCTGCAAACCGAATCTGGATCTCTCCAACCCGCAGGAATTGTCGACAGACACCTATTATAAGACAGCAGATCAATTGGAAAACTCGGTCATACCTGCCTATCAGGCCCTGATCGGCCGTACGCAGGGGGGATATGCACGTAGTTTGTATTTTGAGCTTTTAGCTCCTGGTGATGATTACAATCATACCTTCAAATGGGAACCCATGTATCAGGATAGCTACAATACCCCTGCAAGCGATGGGATGACAGCCCAGACCTGGAGAGATTTTTGGAACGGGGTGTTTGCGGCTAATTTAGCCATCGACCGTATTCAGAAGTTTGAGGGCGAAATAGACCAGAATAGAAAGAATAGACTGTTGGGGGAAGCGCATTTTCTGAGAGCGCTGAACTATTTGCACCTGGGAATGCTGTTTGGAGAAACCATTCCGCTAATGAATAAACCTGTTGAAACAAATGATGATTATTATCCAGGTAACGCACCGACGGGTGCAGTATATGCGCTGATCGTGGATGATTTTAAGAAAGCATCAGAATTGTTGCCAACGCGCACAGCACTTTATGCCGACAGTAAAATGATCGGTAGGGCAACCAAAGGTGCTGCTCAGGCTTATCTGGCGAAAACTTACCTTTATAAACCCATCCTAGCAAAAGGACAAACCGCGGATTTTGCAAATGCCGAGATCCAATTGAAAAGCGTTGTTGAGAGCAAAGAGTATCAATTGATGTCTTCTTACAGAGATAATTTTTTGGAAACGAAAGAGAATAATCAGGAGTCTGTTTTTGAGATACAACTTTATAATGGGCCAGGTTGGCTAGGGGACGATATATCGAGTTCATGGCGCTGGCAGGAAATCGGAATGTTTGACGGAACAGGTGGTGCCTGGTGGAATCTGGCTCCCAATAAAATGGCTCATGATGAATTTGAAGATGGAGACCCCCGTAAATATATGACGTTATGGTGCGAGAATGGCGCAAAGTTTACACAACTGGATGGTAAGGTCACCAACTATACAGACTGGATGAAAAACCTGGCGACCAATAAAGATTACTTTGGTACCCGGAAATATTGTCCGGATGTTCAGATAGCGGACTTTGATAATGGCAACAATGATCGTATTTTTCGCTATAGTGATGTGTTGCTGCTGTATGCAGAGTGTCTCAACGAACGTGGCGACATAGCAGGAGCAAAGCAATACATCAACCTGGTACGTAAACGCGCCAATAATATCGTTCCCGATGAGCAGCCACACCTGTGGTACCAAAAATCCAATGGGACGATCCCCGACGTAGACGGATTGATCGCGCAGGGTTTAGTAAAAAATGGTATTCCTTTAAATACGATCAAAAATATTATCGTGCATGAGCGATTTGTTGAATTTTTGGGTGAATATCAACGGTATTTTGACCTGTTGCGATGGGGGATGGCCAATCCAACCTGGCTGGAACCCTTAAAAAAAGGAGGCTGGTCTGCCAAAGCGATGTACTATCCTTTTCCGCAGTCCGAATTGGACAATAATAAAAATTTGAAAGGTAATGACATGAACAATTGA